The Brassica napus cultivar Da-Ae chromosome C1, Da-Ae, whole genome shotgun sequence DNA segment accttctcttttctttccatgGCTGCTCAAAATGCTCAACCCGTTGAAAGAGCGTTTGgggttacgaacatcaaaaCCCACATTCCCTTGACTCTGGATCTTGATGGTCACAACTATGATGCTTGGCGCGAACTCCTCCTCATGCACTGCCTTGCGTTTGACGTATTGGGACACATAGACGGCACCGTCGTCCCTGCTAATGATGACGACACACCCTGGAAGAAACGCGACGGGTTGGTCAAACTCTGGCTCTACGGCACTCTTGCCGAACCTCTGTTTTGCAGCATCTTCAAAACCGGCGGCACAGCACGAGACATATGGCTTTGCATTGAAAACCAGTTCAGGAACAACAAAGAGGCTCGCGCACTTCAACTTGATCATGACTTGCGTACTACCAAGATTGGAGAACAATCAGTACATGACTACTGTCAGAAGCTGAAATCAATCTCAGATCTCTTGGCGAATCTCGACGCTCCTGTAGCGGATCGCACTCTCGTCATGTATCTCCTGAATGGACTGAACGAGAAGTATGACAACATCATCAATGTCATCAAGCACAAGGATCCGTTCCCCTCATTTGATAACGCCAAATTGATGCTTCTTAATGAAGAAACATGTCTCAAAAGAGGAACCAAAGGTCCAGTAAGCAACAATACCCCATCGTCCTCCACTGTCCTGACGGCAACAACGGACAAGCCGCAAGTCAATCACACAAGAGGCAACCATAAACAGAACAATAGGGGTCGTGGTCGCTCTGGTTTTGGTAATCAACGTCCTTGGAGCAACAACTGGGTGCAAAACTGGAATCAGCCTTGGCAACAACCGTTCTTTCCAGGAGCTATGATGCAATGGCCACAATATCCAACGCCTTGGACACAGCCGACTGCAAGAGGGCTTCTAGGACCCGCACCACAACGACCAGAGCAAGCTCATGTTGCCAACACTCAGCCTCAACTTACCACCGATTTCGCTCAGGCCTTCAACACTATGACACTAGGCGATCCAGGGGCTGCGAACTGGTACATGGACTCCTGTGCTACTGCACATCTAGCATCATCCTCAGGTATTCTAAACTCTGTTCTTAAAAACTGCACCGGAACATCAGTCATCGTCGGTAACGGTTCAAAAATTCCCATCACAAGTACTGGTTCATCATTTCTTTCTAGTCCTTACCGTCCTCTTTCTTCAAATAATGTTCTTGTTTCACCCAACATTATCAAAAACCTTATTTCTGTTCGTCGGTTTACTAACGATAATTGGTGTTCGGTCGAATTCGACCCTTTTGGTTTTTCAATCAAGGATCTCAACACCAAGAAGACTCTTCTCCGCAGTGAGAGTACCGGAGATCTTTACTCCATTCTGTGTCTCCCAAGTAAACCGCTGGCTCCTTCAGCTTTTGTTATTGCTTCTCCTTCTCTGTGGCACAAAGGTCTCAGCCACATTAATAATGCGTCTTTACGCTCTTTGATTTCTTCGCAGTCTATTTCTTGTAATAAAGGCGAATTTCCATTATGTTGTGAAGCTTGCCAATTGGGTAAACAACTCAAACTTCCTTTTCATGAAAGTAATCGTACTGTTTCTTTTCCTTTTGAACTTATTCACTCGGACTTGTGGACTTCACCTATTGATAGCATGAGTAGTATTcgttattatgttttatttttggatcACTACTCTCACTTCGTATGGATTTATCCCTTACGACGCAAGTCTGAAGTTTTCGCAAAATTTCTTTTGTGAAAACACAGTTCAAAACAAACATTCAATCCTTCCAGTGCGACAATGGCGGGGAGTACACCAATGCCCAATTCCAAACCTTTTTCTCTGATAATGGAATCAAGGTTCGGTTTTCCTGACCTCATACGTCTCAACAAAACGGACGTTCTGAGAGGATGATCAGAACCATTAACAACACCATTCAAACCTTGCTATTTCAAGCTCGCCTTTCACCAGTCTTTTGGGTGGAGGCACTTCACACAACCGTTCATCTCCTAAACATCCTTCCTTCTACATCCATCGAAAATAATATCCCATACCAGAAACTCTATCACAAAAAGCCAACCTATGACCATCTTAAAACCTTCGGCTCTCTTTGTTACCCAAACGTTAACCACTCCTTTCTTCACAAACTAGCTCCACGCTCTGCTCCATCAGTCTTTCTTGGCTATCCTACAAACCACAAAGGCTATCGCTGCATGGATCTTAAGACCAGAAAAATCATTATCTCTCGTCATGTGGTCTTTGACGAAACTATCTTCCCAACAGCTGAACCTCAACTAAAAAGCTCCCAACACTTACAAGTTTCTGGAAATTTCTTCGGATACATCTCCTCTCTTCAAACAGATTCTACAAACTCCAATGGAGTCACCGGTGCCTCTAACAATACCGGCTCCTCCTCCCGCCACTGTCGCACCTGTCCCTGCTCTTACTTCTCGTCACTCTATGACGACAAGAAGCAAAGATGGAACTCGTAAACAAAAGTCCATCGTCTCTCTTCTTACCTCGTCCATCTCTCCTTTACCAAAAAGCCACCTTCATGCTCTTTCTGATCCTAACTGGAACCCGGCTATGGGTGATGAGTACGGTGCTTTGGTTAAGAAGACGTTTAGCCTAGTACCTAGGCCTCCTGATGCTAACATTATTCGTGCTATTTGGCTTTATAAACATAAGACAGGTCCAGATGGTACGATCAGACGACACAAGGCTCGCGTCGTCGCTAACGGCAAATCACAAGAGGCAGGACTAGACTATGATGAAACATTTAGTCCAGTCGTGAAGTCGGTCACGATCCGAACTTTTCTTCATCTTGCCTTGCATAATGACTGGGAGGTCCACCATCTTGACGTCAAAAATGCATTTCTTCATGGCAGACTAGAGGAAACGGTCTACATGCATCAACCTCCCGGAATGGTTGATCCCAATAAGCCAAATCACGTCTGTAAACTCAATAAGGCTCTTTACGGTCTCGAGCAAGCACCACGTGCTTGGAATGCACGGTTCTCTCAATATGTAGCCAAACTTGGGTTCACAAAGAGCTGCAGTGACACGTCTCTATATCTCTACGACAAAGGAGGAGATCGAGCTTACATACTCCTTTATGTCGATGACATTCTTCTCATTGCCTCCTCTCCACGCCTTAGAGAAACAATTGTTTCCAAACTGAAACAAGAGTTTGAGATGTCAGATGATGGCAAACTTACTTTCTCGGCATCAAAGTTGATCACAAGGCAGGTGGTTTGTTTTTGAGTCAGTCGAGTTATGCTAAAGAAATTCTTCTTTGAGCTAACATGCAGGACTGTAAGCCAATCGCTACCCCAGTGGACCTCAAATCAAAACTCTCTGCGAACGATGGTGACAAAGTTGACGATCCTACACTATACAGAACCATGCAGGGACTCTTCAGTATCTCACACTAACACGCCCAGACATTCAATATGTCGTACATCAGCTATGATTGTTCATGCATGACCCAAGACTCTCTCACTTCCTCGCAAAGAAAAGAGTCCTTCGGTACTTGCAGGGCACGATCGATCACGGCCTGCAGATCCACAAATCTTCCTCCATGTCCCTCACTGCGTACACAGACGCCGACTGGGCGGGCTGTCCGGACACACGACGATCCACTTCGGGATACTGCATCTACCTAGGCGACAATCTTGTTTCATGGTCCTCCAAGCGACAAGAAACAGTCTCCCGCTCAAGCCCATAAGCGGAATACAAAGGCGTGGCAAATGCTGTTGCTGAAACGTGTTGGATACGTAACCTCTTACTAGAACTAAAATGCCCAATCACCTCAGCTACGCTGGTCTATTGTGATAACGTAAGTGCCGTTTACTTGTCCAACAATCCAGTGAAGCATCGGAGAACAAAGCATATGGAAATAGACATACATTTTGTCCGAGAAAAGGTGGCAATGGGTCAAGTACGAGTTCTACATGTTCCTTCCACTTCACAGTATGCTGACATATTTACTAAAGGTCTCCCTTCTTCCCTATTCAACGAGTTCAAATCCAGTCTTTCCGTTCAGCCACCTGACGATAAGATTGAGGGAGGGTGAAAGATATTGTCAACATATCTCTGAGTATCTAGGAGTCAATACCTACCTAGATTACAATCCCTTGTAAAGTGTAACTAGATAACAACCTTGTGTATATTTAAACGATGTATCTTGTTCATTGAATGATAAGAGAAACTCAGTTTATAACATGCTAGTGCTTCCGGCAAAGGCGTGTGGAGGTTCAAAGGGTTGCGTCGCGTTTCTAGTCGTCTATGGCCGGTTCGTTGCAACTCCGGCGACTTCCCTCTCATTCGCAGTTCCTCTGCCCGGTTCCGGTTCGTCTATGAAGCTGCCCGCAAGTTTTTTAGGCGTCTTGCTCTTGTTTCTCCTTTGCAGTTAGACGTCCCTTAGCCACCGGTGCGTCTGTTGACGATTTAAAGTTATCCTTATTCCGGTTCTCGGAACGGCAGGCAGCGAGGTGAATATTAACTCGGGTGGTCTCCGGGTTGGTGTCTCTCGGTGGTTCTTCTCAGCTCATCCCAGTGCCGATGTTAGTCTGCGGATTCATCGGTAGGGTTGATTCTTATAGCTTCTTCAGGTCTTAAAGAGTGTCATCGGTCCCCGTTTCAGGTGTGTTCTCGGACCCTTCTTTTTGCTTCTCTGGTtgaggagttttttttttttccttcctaATGCACTAAGAGTTCTAAAAAACAATctattaataaactaaaatccAAATGATACagacttataaaatttatattttcaatcagATCATTACATATAAAATTCAGTCGAGAAAAGTAATTAACTAACAATCTTGTTGGacaataaaatttgtttttattgaaatcAAGAAGGGATGACGACGGTGCGCATCATGTTCTTGAACTCGAAAAAGTCAACGCGACCATCCTTATTCCGGTCAACGGAGACGATCATCTTCTCCACTCTCTCCATCTCCCCTCCTTCAGGCAACCCAAGCTTCTTCAACACCGCCTGCAACTCCCTAGCCGATATAAACCCGTCGCCGTTCTCGTCGAACACCTTAAACGCCTCCGCGAGATCCGACTCGTCGGCTGCGGCGGAGGAAGGATCGTCGTCgttgtcgtcgtcgtcgtctcccGCTCCGCCGAAGAAGGAGTCGTCGAGGGTCTTGTGGAGGGAGGAGAAGTCGTCGAAGTTGAGGCCGGTGTTACCAGGCTGGATGTAGGATTCGACGGTGGATAAGAGGTCGGAGAGATCGGCGTTGAGACCGAGTCGGGAGAGAGCTTGGCTTAGCTCATCGACGGTGATGAAACCGTCGCCGTTTTTGTCGAATAAGTCGAAGATGCGTTGGAGACGGAGTGCGTTTAGGCTTGGGCTTCGAAGCCTgaaggatgatgatgattgtaTATTAACTCTCTTGTTATCGTCGTTGCTctccattttcttcttccttgacTATAtgactttttcttcttcttctttgttgtgAGATTATAATCAGTTGGGACTAAATATTGAAGAGAAAGaaatgggaagaagaagttcgTTTTTGCCGACGTTGACTATGTCTGGCCCGCCATGTACGAAACTTTCTAATCATTTTAAACGCCCCATAAGGGaaagatatataaattaaatattaatggtGGAAAATTCAAAAGTCGGCTTTTTGTTATTTGTCGTCAAATGATGTTGACTTCCTGAAAGCAAACATTACAAAATGTAATTTAGATTACTCGTCGTTTTTAGTTCACATTCATCGGTCTAAAAAAATTCTGCAAAATTTACCGAAGATTTGTTTGCTTTTCGCGCGGAAAAATCGAGTTAAACGAGAGAAGAGATTAATGGCCTTACATGATGGACTAATTTCGTGGCTTAATTACATTACTTTGGTAGAttattataaactaaaattgCTTCAACTTGAGAATACAAGAACCATATAATGGTTCCATAAGTAACTGTCGACGGCTTTTTTCAATGGGAAACAGACAGGCCACGTCCAAGTTGTACTAGTTACCAAATTTAATTGGAACGTTTCCATTCGCCAACTACATGACAATCATGGGTTGTTGGTTGTTTCCTTAAGCATCCGAGTTATTGACCCGTTCGCACTATCCAGGTCGGTTCGGAAGAACCTACAAAACATTGAAAGCCCAATATAACATTAACCCACTAACTAACGCCCATTTACATGTATTCATCTCTTCCAACCAAATGTTCATTTTCTGAAAATTCTCACATAATAGAAATTTTCAATTTCACTAACAAAGTAACACCCAAATCTGTTTTTAAATCCGTAGAAATCCCATTAAACATctgaaaaattaaaactaaatagtAAAAGCTTAAAATTCTTcaacaaaccctaaacctaaacacTATCTCAATGATGCCTTGAGCTAGACTCATACAAAGAAACCACCGAATCATAAATTTGCGTCAAGCTCGGTTGCTTCAATGGTGGCTTATCAGTACACATA contains these protein-coding regions:
- the LOC125580664 gene encoding calcium-binding protein CML42 translates to MESNDDNKRVNIQSSSSFRLRSPSLNALRLQRIFDLFDKNGDGFITVDELSQALSRLGLNADLSDLLSTVESYIQPGNTGLNFDDFSSLHKTLDDSFFGGAGDDDDDNDDDPSSAAADESDLAEAFKVFDENGDGFISARELQAVLKKLGLPEGGEMERVEKMIVSVDRNKDGRVDFFEFKNMMRTVVIPS